A genomic segment from Stappia indica encodes:
- a CDS encoding proton-translocating transhydrogenase family protein, whose amino-acid sequence MSELNANETLERARAAAEAAREAAETAQAAADAARGYADQIAGGAGDSIAHAASALTGGAIDPFVFQFTIFVLAIFVGYYVVWSVTPALHTPLMSVTNAISSVIVVGALLAVGVDLAADGAAYARGFGFLALIMASVNIFGGFLVTQRMLAMYKKKQR is encoded by the coding sequence ATGTCGGAACTCAACGCCAACGAAACGCTGGAGCGCGCCCGCGCTGCCGCGGAAGCTGCACGCGAGGCGGCCGAGACCGCCCAGGCGGCGGCCGATGCGGCCCGCGGCTATGCGGACCAGATCGCCGGCGGGGCGGGCGATTCCATCGCTCACGCCGCCTCTGCCCTCACGGGCGGGGCGATCGATCCCTTCGTCTTCCAGTTCACCATCTTCGTGCTGGCGATCTTCGTCGGCTATTACGTGGTCTGGTCGGTGACGCCGGCCCTGCACACGCCCTTGATGTCGGTCACCAACGCCATTTCGAGCGTGATCGTGGTCGGCGCGCTGCTGGCCGTGGGCGTCGACCTTGCCGCCGACGGCGCGGCTTACGCACGGGGCTTCGGCTTCCTTGCGCTGATCATGGCCAGCGTCAACATCTTCGGCGGCTTCCTGGTCACCCAGCGCATGCTCGCCATGTACAAGAAGAAGCAGAGATAG
- a CDS encoding NAD(P)(+) transhydrogenase (Re/Si-specific) subunit beta encodes MLSANVTAVLYVISAVLFILALRGLSSPETSRQGNMFGMVGMAIAIVTTLLTAAPGFSGLVLIIAGLAIGGGVGAVIAKRVPMTAMPQLVAAFHSLVGMAAVLVAAGALYAPQAFGIGTVGTIHGASLVEMSLGVAIGAITFTGSVIAFAKLDGRMSGAPIMLPMRHVINGGLAALIVLMVIVFVATESHTVFWMIVVLSLIFGGLIIIPIGGADMPVVVSMLNSYSGWAAAGIGFTLGNMALIVVGALVGSSGAILSYIMCKGMNRSFISVILGGFGGETAAAGGGGADDRPVKQGSAEDAAFIMKNAAKVIIVPGYGMAVAQAQHALRELADTLKEEGVEVKYAIHPVAGRMPGHMNVLLAEAQVPYDEVFELEDINSEFAQADVVYVIGANDVTNPAARDDPTSPIYGMPILDVDKAGTVLFVKRGMGSGYAGIQNELFFLDKTMMLFGDAKKMTEGIVKAL; translated from the coding sequence ATGCTTTCCGCCAATGTCACGGCCGTCCTCTATGTGATTTCGGCTGTTCTCTTCATCCTGGCGCTGCGCGGGCTGTCCAGCCCCGAGACCTCGCGCCAGGGCAACATGTTCGGCATGGTCGGCATGGCGATTGCCATCGTCACGACCCTGCTGACCGCCGCACCCGGCTTCAGCGGCCTGGTGCTCATCATCGCCGGCCTCGCCATCGGCGGCGGCGTCGGCGCGGTGATCGCCAAGCGCGTGCCGATGACCGCCATGCCGCAGCTGGTCGCCGCCTTCCACTCGCTGGTCGGCATGGCCGCGGTGCTGGTGGCCGCCGGTGCGCTCTATGCGCCCCAGGCCTTCGGCATCGGCACGGTCGGCACCATCCACGGGGCCAGCCTCGTGGAGATGTCGCTCGGCGTCGCCATCGGCGCGATCACCTTCACCGGTTCGGTCATCGCCTTCGCCAAGCTCGACGGACGCATGTCCGGCGCGCCGATCATGCTGCCCATGCGCCATGTCATCAATGGCGGCCTGGCGGCGCTGATCGTCCTCATGGTCATCGTCTTCGTCGCGACCGAGAGCCACACCGTCTTCTGGATGATCGTCGTCCTGTCGCTGATCTTCGGCGGCCTGATCATCATCCCGATCGGCGGCGCGGACATGCCGGTCGTGGTGTCCATGCTCAACTCCTATTCGGGCTGGGCGGCCGCCGGCATCGGCTTCACGCTCGGCAACATGGCGCTGATTGTCGTCGGCGCGCTGGTCGGCTCCTCGGGCGCGATCCTGTCCTACATCATGTGCAAGGGCATGAACCGCTCCTTCATCTCCGTCATTCTCGGCGGCTTCGGCGGCGAGACCGCTGCGGCCGGCGGCGGCGGGGCGGACGACCGTCCGGTCAAGCAGGGCTCGGCCGAGGACGCGGCCTTCATCATGAAGAACGCCGCCAAGGTCATCATCGTGCCGGGCTACGGCATGGCGGTGGCCCAGGCCCAGCACGCCCTGCGCGAGCTTGCCGACACGCTCAAGGAGGAGGGCGTCGAGGTCAAGTACGCCATCCACCCGGTGGCGGGCCGCATGCCCGGCCACATGAACGTGCTGCTGGCCGAGGCGCAGGTGCCGTATGACGAGGTCTTCGAGCTGGAGGACATCAACTCCGAGTTCGCCCAGGCCGACGTCGTCTACGTCATCGGCGCCAACGACGTCACCAACCCGGCGGCGCGCGACGATCCGACCTCGCCGATCTACGGCATGCCGATCCTCGACGTCGACAAGGCCGGCACGGTGCTCTTCGTCAAGCGCGGCATGGGCTCCGGCTATGCCGGCATCCAGAACGAGCTGTTCTTCCTGGACAAGACGATGATGCTGTTCGGCGACGCCAAGAAGATGACCGAGGGCATCGTCAAGGCGCTCTGA
- a CDS encoding putative bifunctional diguanylate cyclase/phosphodiesterase — protein MVKGLRRIFAQRALLRPMQPWLVVGAVACACLVATLVALRGVATLNQPEPDAGQHMVRHMRYTFAEVARVDGMLQAMRIDAASPEARRLIATAADHLHIRFEVLAGLSRGPLVEPDSRVAPVAWALLDGLDRLASGKTPIDETSLADLRRTSSELTRRTGDYMRGVEADIDKALKIRAENSAGAWFEVIGSVTMLLVLSFISLALRWRNRRMVAELRLASGRDSLTGLANRRGFTEWAMATTAAGPVPGHALLIFDLDRFKAVNDRYGHLAGDALLKTAADWLVARFGDRGIVARWGGDEFVATLALPPDGHADLAALIGERMTDPPELVFKGEPIPLHFSCGIAVWPQHGATIDATMLAADAALYEAKARGRGRQVFYEAGISERRDRAEALRTSLPQALAAGDLFLEFQPQVHVGRGTVTGVEALVRWRDAATGTIIPPGLFIPILEEGDQIAELDGFVIDEACRTAAAWNAEGRRLRVSVNLSPRTFQSPGLAARVAAVLARHGLTARQFEIEITEGVLLIDCAQVGANLADLAALGVRLALDDFGAGYSNIAYLMRLKPDVLKIDRSFVLEGDERIRASIVQGIMQLAETLGAETLIEGIETAEQLRFVRDTGCQIVQGFLFARPMAAGAIPAFCEELEAQYRPALETPLLQQRS, from the coding sequence ATGGTGAAGGGCCTCAGACGGATCTTCGCGCAACGTGCGCTGCTCCGACCGATGCAGCCCTGGCTGGTCGTGGGGGCGGTGGCCTGCGCCTGCCTGGTGGCGACGCTGGTGGCGCTGCGCGGCGTCGCGACGCTGAACCAGCCGGAGCCGGATGCCGGACAGCATATGGTGCGCCACATGCGTTACACCTTCGCCGAGGTCGCGCGGGTGGACGGCATGCTGCAGGCGATGCGCATCGATGCCGCCTCGCCGGAAGCGCGCCGGCTGATCGCGACCGCGGCCGACCATCTGCACATCCGCTTCGAGGTCCTGGCCGGCCTGTCCCGCGGACCGCTGGTCGAGCCGGACTCCAGGGTGGCGCCGGTCGCCTGGGCGCTGCTCGACGGCCTCGACCGACTTGCCTCGGGAAAGACCCCCATCGATGAGACGTCGCTCGCCGACCTGCGCCGCACCAGCTCCGAACTGACGCGCCGGACCGGCGACTACATGCGCGGCGTCGAGGCGGATATCGACAAGGCACTGAAGATACGGGCGGAAAATTCCGCCGGCGCCTGGTTCGAGGTGATCGGCAGCGTCACCATGCTGCTCGTCCTGTCGTTCATCTCGCTGGCGCTGCGGTGGCGCAACCGGCGGATGGTCGCCGAACTGCGGCTCGCCAGCGGCCGCGACAGCCTGACGGGCCTCGCCAACCGGCGCGGCTTTACCGAGTGGGCGATGGCGACAACCGCTGCCGGGCCGGTGCCGGGACATGCCCTGCTGATCTTCGATCTCGACCGGTTCAAGGCCGTCAACGACCGCTACGGCCATCTGGCGGGCGATGCGCTGCTGAAGACGGCGGCCGACTGGCTGGTGGCGCGGTTCGGCGATCGCGGCATCGTCGCGCGCTGGGGCGGCGACGAATTCGTGGCAACGCTCGCACTGCCGCCGGACGGGCACGCGGACCTGGCCGCGCTGATCGGTGAGCGCATGACGGACCCGCCGGAGCTGGTCTTCAAGGGCGAGCCGATCCCGCTGCATTTCAGCTGCGGCATCGCGGTGTGGCCGCAGCACGGGGCGACCATCGATGCGACGATGCTCGCGGCCGATGCAGCGCTCTATGAGGCGAAGGCACGCGGCCGCGGACGGCAGGTGTTCTACGAAGCGGGGATCTCGGAACGCCGCGACCGCGCCGAGGCGCTGCGCACGTCGCTGCCGCAGGCGCTGGCGGCCGGCGACCTGTTCCTCGAGTTCCAGCCGCAGGTCCATGTCGGGCGCGGCACGGTGACCGGTGTCGAAGCGCTGGTGCGCTGGCGCGATGCCGCAACGGGCACGATCATTCCGCCCGGTCTGTTCATCCCGATCCTTGAGGAAGGCGACCAGATCGCGGAGCTCGACGGCTTCGTGATCGACGAGGCCTGCCGCACTGCGGCGGCGTGGAACGCGGAGGGACGGCGGTTGCGGGTGTCGGTCAACCTGTCGCCGCGCACCTTCCAGAGCCCCGGCCTTGCAGCGCGGGTGGCGGCGGTGCTGGCCCGCCACGGCCTGACGGCCCGGCAGTTCGAGATCGAGATCACCGAAGGGGTGCTGCTGATCGACTGTGCCCAGGTCGGCGCCAACCTCGCCGATCTCGCCGCTCTCGGCGTCCGGCTGGCGCTCGACGATTTCGGCGCCGGCTATTCCAACATCGCCTATCTGATGCGGCTGAAGCCGGACGTGCTGAAGATCGACCGCTCCTTCGTGCTGGAGGGCGACGAGCGGATCCGGGCCAGCATCGTCCAGGGCATCATGCAATTGGCCGAAACGCTGGGAGCCGAGACCCTGATCGAGGGCATCGAGACGGCGGAGCAGTTGCGCTTCGTCCGCGATACCGGCTGCCAGATCGTGCAGGGCTTCCTGTTCGCGCGGCCGATGGCCGCGGGCGCCATTCCGGCCTTCTGCGAGGAGCTCGAGGCGCAGTACCGGCCCGCCCTGGAAACGCCGCTGCTGCAGCAGCGCTCCTGA
- a CDS encoding excalibur calcium-binding domain-containing protein, which yields MILKALCLMGALGPAGPYTPVAPPAATLVQARRGLTCKQMPDCRSAVILWCSGYGRADGDGDGIPCENVCSSRRQVEAILREIGCDK from the coding sequence ATGATACTCAAAGCACTTTGCCTGATGGGCGCGCTCGGGCCGGCCGGCCCCTATACGCCCGTCGCTCCGCCCGCCGCCACGCTCGTCCAGGCGCGGCGCGGGCTCACCTGCAAGCAGATGCCCGATTGCCGCTCGGCGGTGATCCTGTGGTGCTCCGGCTATGGCCGTGCCGATGGCGACGGCGACGGCATCCCTTGCGAGAACGTGTGCTCCTCGCGGCGCCAGGTCGAGGCGATCCTGCGGGAGATCGGCTGCGACAAGTAG
- a CDS encoding DUF2312 domain-containing protein yields MSDPGGVAGDQLRAFVERIERLEEEKKVISDDIKDVYAEAKGTGFDVKILRKVISLRKKQPHEREEEDAILDLYMHALGMNGPANDA; encoded by the coding sequence ATGTCCGATCCAGGCGGCGTCGCCGGCGACCAGCTGCGTGCATTTGTCGAGCGCATCGAGCGTCTCGAGGAAGAGAAGAAGGTGATCTCGGACGACATCAAGGATGTCTACGCGGAAGCCAAGGGCACCGGCTTCGACGTCAAGATCCTGCGCAAGGTGATCTCGCTGCGCAAGAAGCAGCCGCACGAGCGCGAGGAAGAAGACGCGATCCTCGACCTCTACATGCATGCGCTCGGCATGAACGGTCCGGCGAACGACGCCTGA
- a CDS encoding DUF1244 domain-containing protein, which produces MAEIDEATRTELEAAAFRRLVSHLRKRTDVQNIDMMNLAGFCRNCLSNWYLDAANEKGVSLDKEAAREIVYGMPYSQWKDLYQNEASADQQAAFEKARPQE; this is translated from the coding sequence ATGGCCGAAATCGACGAGGCAACGCGCACCGAACTGGAGGCGGCCGCATTCCGCCGGCTGGTCTCGCATCTGCGCAAGCGCACGGACGTGCAGAACATCGACATGATGAACCTCGCCGGCTTCTGCCGGAACTGCCTGTCCAACTGGTATCTGGACGCGGCGAACGAGAAGGGCGTTTCCCTCGACAAGGAAGCCGCGCGCGAGATCGTCTACGGCATGCCGTATTCGCAGTGGAAGGACCTCTACCAGAACGAGGCGAGCGCCGATCAGCAGGCCGCCTTCGAGAAGGCCCGTCCGCAAGAATAA
- a CDS encoding N-formylglutamate amidohydrolase yields MAETLFAAPKSPDEAPFEKVEGDRSRGLLLLCDHASNQLPAAYGSLGLPQSEFERHIAYDIGVRELTLGLAQAFGVPALMTTYSRLLIDPNRGEDDPTLVMRLSDGSVVPGNATHDAAEREHRLAAYHRPYHDAVAAEIDAAIAQGHPPAILSIHSYTAIWRGVPRPWHAGILWDSDPRFALPLLDALRSDPDLVVGDNEPYDGALKNDCMYRHGTARGLAHALLEVRQDLIGDAAGIDAWTRRLVPLVAKVLREAPDLNTIRHYGSRCD; encoded by the coding sequence ATGGCCGAGACGCTTTTCGCTGCCCCGAAATCCCCCGACGAGGCACCGTTCGAGAAGGTCGAGGGCGACCGCTCGCGCGGGCTGCTGCTGCTCTGCGACCATGCCAGCAACCAGTTGCCGGCCGCTTATGGCTCGCTCGGCCTGCCGCAAAGCGAGTTCGAGCGCCACATCGCCTATGACATCGGCGTGCGCGAGCTGACGCTGGGACTGGCGCAGGCCTTCGGCGTGCCGGCCTTGATGACCACCTATTCGCGGCTGCTGATCGACCCGAACCGCGGCGAGGACGATCCGACGCTGGTGATGCGCCTGTCGGACGGCTCCGTGGTGCCGGGCAATGCGACGCACGATGCGGCCGAGCGCGAGCACCGGCTCGCGGCCTATCACCGGCCCTATCATGATGCGGTGGCGGCCGAGATCGATGCGGCGATCGCGCAAGGCCATCCCCCGGCGATCCTGTCGATCCACAGCTATACGGCCATCTGGCGCGGCGTGCCGCGGCCCTGGCATGCGGGCATCCTGTGGGACAGCGATCCGCGTTTCGCGCTGCCGCTGCTTGACGCATTGCGCTCCGATCCCGATCTGGTGGTGGGCGACAACGAGCCCTATGACGGGGCCTTGAAGAACGACTGCATGTACCGGCATGGTACGGCGCGAGGGCTGGCGCATGCGCTGCTGGAGGTCCGCCAGGACCTGATTGGCGATGCGGCCGGCATCGACGCGTGGACGCGCCGGCTGGTGCCGCTGGTCGCGAAGGTCCTGAGGGAAGCGCCGGACCTCAACACGATCCGCCACTACGGATCGCGCTGCGACTGA
- a CDS encoding DMT family transporter: MTTAPAPLSAAPDQRLLVAFLALLAGAIAMGVSPVFVRHADVGPFASAFWRAALALPLLAVWARIERPAGTPAPRWNAATLAAGVLFAGDLFFWHLAIMNTTAANATLLATLAPLWVMLASGALLKEPVTRAMALGLAACLLGAALLIGSSFAFAPERLTGDFYGVVTSIFFGSYFIAMRFARRGSTGMTPGLLVYRSSLITAAVLFVVALMLEETILPSSLTGIAMLVALGVVAHALGQGLLAFALGTLSAGFSALVIFLEAVAAAAVGYLFLGESVGPAQALGGAVILAGIYIARPRAAPGPVAPAAAPVQPTTPTREAE, translated from the coding sequence ATGACCACCGCCCCCGCCCCGCTCAGCGCCGCTCCCGACCAGCGTCTTCTGGTCGCCTTCCTCGCGTTGCTCGCCGGGGCCATCGCCATGGGCGTCTCGCCGGTCTTCGTGCGCCATGCCGATGTCGGCCCCTTCGCCAGCGCCTTCTGGCGCGCCGCCCTCGCCCTGCCGCTGCTGGCCGTGTGGGCGCGGATCGAACGGCCCGCCGGCACCCCCGCGCCGCGCTGGAACGCGGCGACGCTCGCCGCCGGCGTGCTCTTCGCCGGCGACCTGTTCTTCTGGCACCTGGCGATCATGAACACCACGGCGGCCAACGCGACGCTGCTGGCGACCCTCGCCCCGCTCTGGGTGATGCTGGCCTCCGGCGCCCTGCTCAAGGAGCCGGTGACCCGCGCGATGGCCCTCGGCCTTGCCGCCTGCCTCCTCGGCGCGGCCCTGCTGATCGGCAGCAGCTTCGCCTTCGCGCCCGAGCGCCTGACCGGCGATTTCTACGGCGTCGTCACCTCGATCTTCTTCGGCAGCTATTTCATCGCCATGCGCTTTGCCCGGCGCGGCAGCACCGGCATGACCCCCGGCCTCTTGGTCTATCGCAGCTCGCTCATCACCGCCGCCGTCCTGTTCGTCGTCGCCCTGATGCTGGAGGAGACCATCCTGCCGTCGTCGCTGACCGGCATCGCCATGCTGGTCGCGCTCGGCGTCGTCGCCCACGCACTCGGCCAGGGCCTGCTGGCCTTTGCCCTCGGCACCCTGTCGGCCGGCTTTTCAGCCCTGGTCATCTTCCTGGAGGCGGTTGCCGCCGCCGCCGTCGGCTATCTCTTCCTCGGCGAGAGCGTCGGCCCGGCCCAGGCGCTCGGCGGTGCCGTCATCCTCGCCGGCATCTACATCGCCCGCCCGCGCGCCGCCCCCGGTCCGGTCGCGCCGGCAGCCGCTCCCGTCCAACCCACTACCCCGACCCGCGAGGCCGAATGA
- a CDS encoding glycerate kinase type-2 family protein yields MTDLPAMRALLQDLFAAAVDAARAETCLPEHLPAPADGGRIVLLGAGKAAGAMMQVAENHYRETHGLGPDRLVGLGVTRHGYGQETQLIEMVEAGHPVPDQAGIDATRRTLALAAAARPGDHIVVLLSGGGSANWIAPVEGLSLADKQALTRALLRSGATIEQINTVRRHLSRIKGGRLAAARPHGVPMTTLAVSDVPRDEPIAIASGPTVADPTTLADARALVARYAPDAPESVHAALADPANETPKPGDPLFSGTRFEIVARPALSLERAATIAREAGFEPVLLGDSLEGEAREVATEHARMAREIAETGRRAVLLSGGELTVTIRGEGRGGPNQEYALALALALKGAPGIAAVAGDTDGTDGGSGSADDPAGALVDETTLARSARSGHDAASFLARNDSTGFFDHLGDLLRPGPTYTNVNDFRAVLIDKAEGRRS; encoded by the coding sequence ATGACCGACCTTCCCGCCATGCGCGCCCTGCTGCAGGACCTGTTCGCCGCCGCCGTCGATGCCGCCCGCGCCGAGACCTGCCTGCCGGAGCACCTTCCCGCCCCGGCCGACGGCGGCCGCATCGTGCTGCTCGGCGCCGGCAAGGCCGCCGGGGCGATGATGCAGGTCGCCGAAAACCACTACCGCGAGACCCACGGTCTCGGCCCCGACCGGCTCGTCGGCCTCGGCGTCACCCGCCACGGCTACGGGCAGGAAACGCAGCTGATCGAGATGGTCGAGGCCGGCCATCCCGTCCCCGACCAGGCCGGCATCGACGCCACCCGCCGCACCCTGGCGCTCGCGGCCGCGGCCCGTCCGGGCGATCATATCGTCGTGCTCCTGTCCGGCGGCGGCTCGGCCAACTGGATCGCTCCGGTCGAGGGCCTGTCGCTCGCCGACAAGCAGGCGCTGACCCGCGCCCTGCTGCGCTCGGGCGCCACCATCGAGCAGATCAACACCGTCCGCCGGCATCTCTCCCGCATCAAGGGCGGGCGCCTTGCCGCCGCCCGGCCGCACGGCGTGCCGATGACGACGCTCGCCGTCTCCGACGTGCCGCGCGACGAGCCCATCGCCATCGCCTCCGGCCCGACCGTCGCCGATCCGACGACGCTGGCCGATGCCCGTGCGCTGGTCGCCCGCTATGCCCCGGATGCGCCCGAAAGCGTCCATGCCGCGCTGGCCGACCCGGCCAACGAGACGCCGAAGCCCGGCGATCCGCTGTTTTCCGGCACGAGGTTCGAGATCGTCGCCCGCCCCGCCCTGTCGCTGGAGCGCGCTGCGACAATCGCCCGCGAGGCGGGCTTCGAGCCGGTGCTGCTCGGCGACAGCCTGGAAGGCGAGGCGCGCGAGGTGGCCACGGAGCATGCCCGCATGGCCCGCGAGATCGCGGAAACCGGCCGGCGCGCCGTGCTGCTGTCGGGCGGCGAACTCACCGTGACGATCCGCGGCGAGGGCCGCGGCGGTCCCAACCAGGAATATGCCCTGGCTCTTGCCCTTGCCCTCAAGGGCGCGCCCGGCATTGCCGCGGTTGCGGGCGATACGGACGGCACGGATGGCGGCTCCGGTTCGGCAGATGATCCGGCCGGCGCGCTCGTCGACGAGACGACGCTCGCACGATCCGCAAGGTCAGGTCATGATGCCGCCTCATTTCTGGCGAGAAACGACAGCACCGGTTTCTTCGATCATCTCGGGGATCTGCTGAGACCCGGACCAACCTATACCAACGTCAACGACTTCAGGGCCGTCCTCATTGACAAGGCGGAAGGCCGTCGGTCATAA
- a CDS encoding DUF1036 domain-containing protein, with protein MALTLTALSVLGATPAHAELRLCNKTESQVGVAIGYREEADWVTEGWWNLPANSCETLVAGSLVSRFYYIYAVDYDQFGEWGGRAFMCTREKEFTIRGIEDCVARGFERTGFFEIDTGEQASWTVQLTEPVQGGTGGQ; from the coding sequence ATGGCGCTCACCCTGACGGCCCTCAGTGTTCTCGGCGCGACGCCGGCCCATGCCGAGCTGCGCCTTTGCAACAAGACGGAAAGCCAGGTCGGCGTGGCCATCGGCTATCGCGAAGAAGCCGACTGGGTCACCGAAGGCTGGTGGAACCTGCCGGCAAATTCCTGTGAAACGTTGGTGGCGGGCTCGCTCGTGTCACGTTTCTATTATATCTATGCGGTGGATTACGATCAGTTCGGGGAATGGGGCGGCCGCGCCTTCATGTGCACCCGCGAGAAGGAATTCACCATCCGGGGTATCGAGGACTGCGTCGCCCGCGGCTTCGAGCGGACCGGATTCTTTGAAATCGATACGGGCGAGCAAGCCAGCTGGACGGTCCAGCTGACAGAGCCCGTGCAAGGGGGGACAGGCGGACAATGA
- the pyk gene encoding pyruvate kinase, which translates to MKRDRRVKILATLGPSSSDPQTIEKLYTAGADVFRINMSHTDHPRLHALVAMIREIEAKVGRPIGILADLQGPKLRVGTFEGDAVVLENGASFTLDSDKTPGNASRVHLPHREILQALEPGHRLLLDDGKIRLRVTSCTKTSANTIVEVGGKLSNRKGVSVPDTEIPVGALTDKDRKDLDAALEANVDWIALSFIQRPDDLADVRKVTRGRAGILAKIEKPQAIERLSEIIDLSDALMVARGDLGVEMPLEQVPGLQKQIVRACRRAGKPVVVATQMLESMITAPVPTRAEVSDVATAVFEGADAVMLSAESAAGQFPVEAVETMDRIARQVERDPNYRGIIHAQRQEPEPTGADAIAAAARQIAETLNLAAVVCYTTSGATGLRAARERPSVPVIVISPVLSTARRLSLAWGLHCVVSDDARDENDMVDRACQISFQEELAKPGQRIITTAGVPFGTPGSTNMLRIAFVGSDGRGGL; encoded by the coding sequence ATGAAGCGTGACAGGCGGGTCAAGATTCTAGCGACACTCGGACCCTCCTCCTCGGATCCGCAAACGATCGAGAAGCTCTACACCGCCGGTGCCGACGTCTTCCGCATCAACATGAGTCACACCGACCACCCGCGCCTGCATGCGCTGGTGGCGATGATTCGCGAGATCGAGGCGAAGGTCGGCCGGCCGATCGGCATTCTCGCCGATCTCCAGGGACCCAAGCTGCGCGTCGGCACCTTCGAAGGCGATGCGGTGGTGCTGGAAAACGGCGCCAGCTTCACCCTCGACAGCGACAAGACGCCGGGCAACGCCTCGCGCGTCCACCTCCCCCATCGCGAGATCCTGCAGGCGCTCGAGCCGGGCCACCGCCTGCTGCTCGACGACGGCAAGATCCGCCTGCGCGTGACCTCCTGCACCAAGACCAGCGCCAACACGATCGTCGAGGTCGGCGGCAAGCTGTCCAACCGCAAGGGCGTCAGCGTTCCCGACACGGAGATCCCGGTCGGCGCGCTCACCGACAAGGACCGCAAGGACCTCGATGCCGCGCTGGAAGCCAATGTCGACTGGATCGCGCTGTCCTTCATCCAGCGTCCCGACGACCTTGCCGACGTGCGCAAGGTGACGCGCGGCCGCGCCGGCATCCTCGCCAAGATCGAAAAGCCCCAGGCCATCGAGCGGCTGAGCGAGATCATCGATCTCTCCGACGCGCTGATGGTTGCCCGCGGCGATCTCGGCGTCGAGATGCCGCTGGAACAGGTTCCCGGCCTGCAGAAGCAGATCGTCCGTGCCTGCCGCCGCGCCGGCAAGCCGGTGGTCGTCGCCACCCAGATGCTGGAATCGATGATCACCGCCCCGGTGCCGACCCGCGCCGAGGTGTCCGACGTCGCCACCGCCGTGTTCGAGGGTGCCGACGCGGTGATGCTCTCCGCCGAATCGGCCGCCGGCCAGTTCCCGGTCGAGGCTGTCGAGACGATGGACCGCATCGCCCGCCAGGTGGAGCGCGACCCGAACTATCGCGGCATCATCCACGCCCAGCGCCAGGAGCCGGAGCCGACCGGCGCCGATGCCATCGCCGCTGCCGCGCGCCAGATCGCCGAGACGCTGAACCTTGCCGCCGTGGTCTGCTACACGACCTCCGGCGCCACCGGCCTGCGCGCCGCGCGCGAGCGCCCGTCCGTGCCGGTCATCGTCATCTCGCCGGTCCTGTCGACCGCCCGCCGCCTGTCGCTCGCCTGGGGCCTGCACTGCGTGGTCTCGGACGACGCCCGCGACGAGAACGACATGGTCGACCGCGCCTGCCAGATCTCCTTCCAGGAGGAACTGGCAAAGCCCGGCCAGCGCATCATCACCACGGCCGGCGTGCCCTTCGGCACCCCCGGCTCGACCAACATGCTGCGCATCGCCTTCGTCGGCAGCGACGGTCGCGGCGGCCTCTGA